The genomic interval CCACGCCTCGATCCCGCCGGGGCTGACCACGCGCTTGATGTCCATGGCGTGAGCGGGGGAGAGGAGGGCCAGCGCCGTGGCAAAGAATACCGCAGCAGTCAGACGCAGATTCCCTCTCCCCCCCGGGGAGAGGGTTAGGGTGAGGGGGAGCCACAGCGAGGAGAAAGTCTTGGGCATATGCTTCGCCAGCCGGAAAAAGGCACGCAGTGCATCCCCCTCACCCCGACCCTCTCCCCGGGGGGGAGAGGGAGGAAGCCCGCGGGCAGATGAAACATCGTGAAACACGCTCATCCTCAACTGTCCTTTCCGGTCGGGGGCAGCAGCAGGCCGGTGACGTGGTTGGTCTGGCTCAGCACGGCGCGGGCTGCGGCGTTGACCTGATCGGCGGTGACGGCGTCGATGCGCACCGGCCAGTTTTCCACGTCGTCGATGCTCTGGCCGGTGGCGAGCGCCGCACCCAGCGTCTGGGCCGGCCCGGTCAGGCTGTCGCGGGCGTAGGCGGCAGAGGCCAGCATGCGCTTGCGGGCGGTGGCGACCTCCTCCTCCGTCACGCCGGACTTCAGCAGCCTGTCGACTTCGGCCCACAGCGCCGATTCGAGCTTGTCCATCGGCACGCCGGCGGCCGGGCTGGCGCCGACGCTGAGCGTCGCCATGTCCCAGGCGGTCGGGCCGTAGCCGAGCCAGGCCGAAGTTGCCAGCTTCTGGTCCACCACCAGACTGCGGTAGAGGCGTGACGTGGTGCCGCCGCTCATGATCTCCGCCAGCACCTGCAACGCATAGGCCTGGCTGTTCTGGTCGAGGCGATAGGACGGCGCGACCCAGATGCGGCGGACTGACGGCTGCCGCACCTCGTCGTCACGCAGGACCACCTGACGGGAGGAGGTGAGCGGCGGCTCTGCCACCCGCTTGCGCTCCGGCACCGGACGGGCGGGGATGGTGCCGTAATAGCGCTCGGCCAGCGGCTTCAGCTCCGCCGCGGTCACGTCGCCGGACACCACCAGGATGGCGTTATTGGGCGTGTACCATGTCTTGTAGAAGCGCTCCGCCATTTCCCGCGTCAGGGCCGACATCTCCTGCGGCCAGCCGATCACCGGGGTGCCGTAGGGGTGGTGGACGAACAGGGTGGCGTTGATCTGCTCGCCGATGCGGTCGGCCGGCTCGTTCTCGATGCGCTGGCGCCGTTCCTCGATGATGACGTCGCGTTCGGGATAGACCACCGCGTCGGTCAGCTTCAGATTGGCCATGCGGTCGGACTCCATCCGCATCACCATCTCCAGCCGGTCGCGGGCGACGTTCTGGTAATAGGCGGTGTAGTCGTAGCTGGTGAAGGCGTTGTCGCGACCGCCATTCTTGGCGATGATCCGGCTGAACTCGCCGGGCTGGATCGTGTCCGTGCCCTTGAACATCAGGTGTTCCAGGAAATGGGCGATGCCGGACTGGCCGCGTTCCTCGTCGGCGGCGCCCACCTTGTACCAGACCATGTGGGTCACGACCGGCACGCGGTGGTTGGGGATCACCACCACCTGCATGCCGTTGGACAGGGTGAAGCTTTCGGGGAAGAACACCCCCTTTTCCGCCGCATGGGCGGGCTGGAGCCCGAGCGGAAGCGGTGCCAGGGGGGCCGCGACGGTCATCGTCAGGGCGAGAAGTCCGGCCGTGGCGAGGCGGCGGGCTGGAAGGCAGGCGGGCATGGGGGCTCCCGGATCAGGAGGTCCGAATCGAAAGGGCGCCCTTCGCTGGGAAGGACGCCCCCGGAAACTGGTGTGATGACTGGTCCCGGACAAGGCCGAAAGACGGCCGAACCGGCTGTCGCTTAGAACAGGCCTTCCAGCGGCGCCTTGCGCTTGCGCTCGATCGTCGGGGTCGCGGCGCCGTCGACTGCCTTGCCCTGGGCCTGGGCCTCGCGCAGGCGCTGCTGCTCCTTGGCCGGATCGACGACGGAGACGGGCGGCTCCTGCGTCTGCCAGAACAGCAGCGAATCGATCCAGCTCTTGTCGGCGACGATCAGCTGGGTGGTTTCCTGATCGACCTTGGCGCGGATGTTCGGGTCGATGCCGTCGCGGGACGAGGCCTGGGCGACCAGCGACTTCTCGCCCGCCGTCGAACCGGCCGTCTTGGCGCCACGCGCGGCAGAGCCGAAGACGGCGCCGGCTGCGGCCTGGGTCGGGGTGGTGTCCTGCGGGCGCGGGGCGCCGGGGCGGGGCTTCGGCAGATCCTGCATGCTGGGCGGCAGGGTCAGCGGAGCGCGGGAAACGACGGAAAATTCGTCGGGGCTCTGGCGGTCGAGACCGATGGACCGGCGCACATCCGAGCAGCCGGCGAGCGTCAACGCCGCAAGCGCCAGCCCGATGAGCGGCAGCCGCGCCAAAGGAAGCCGGGTCCGGGGGAAGGAGAGGGCGGAGGAGATGCTGGTCACGTTCGGAGGATCCCGTCGTCAGTCACGTCGTAGCGACCCGGCCCGGAGGTCGAGGCCGCGAGGTCAGCGCTCGCCGGCGGTTATAACGCCACCGGCGACGGAACTCTTACGACTTTTCGCGGCCCGCGAACAGTCCGTCGATCAGCAGCAGCACCACGCCGACGCTGATTCCGCTGTCGGCCACGTTGAAGGCCCAGAAATGCCAACCGGCGACATGGAAATCGAGGAAGTCGACAACCGCCCCATGCATCAGCCGGTCGGCGACGTTGCCCACCGCCCCGCCGATGATGAAGCCCAGCGCCAGAGCCACCAGCCGCCGTTCGGCCTGCCGCAGCCATGAGATCAGGCAGACGGCGATCACCGCGGCGACCGCGCTGAGGATGTAGGGCATCATCGCTCCACCGCCGGCGAAGGTGCCGAAGCTGACGCCGAAATTCCACACCAGCACGAGGTTGAAGAAGGACGTCACCTCGATGACATGCGGCACCGGCTGCATGACCTGTTCGAGGATCCACCATTTG from Azospirillum sp. TSH100 carries:
- a CDS encoding pitrilysin family protein, whose product is MPACLPARRLATAGLLALTMTVAAPLAPLPLGLQPAHAAEKGVFFPESFTLSNGMQVVVIPNHRVPVVTHMVWYKVGAADEERGQSGIAHFLEHLMFKGTDTIQPGEFSRIIAKNGGRDNAFTSYDYTAYYQNVARDRLEMVMRMESDRMANLKLTDAVVYPERDVIIEERRQRIENEPADRIGEQINATLFVHHPYGTPVIGWPQEMSALTREMAERFYKTWYTPNNAILVVSGDVTAAELKPLAERYYGTIPARPVPERKRVAEPPLTSSRQVVLRDDEVRQPSVRRIWVAPSYRLDQNSQAYALQVLAEIMSGGTTSRLYRSLVVDQKLATSAWLGYGPTAWDMATLSVGASPAAGVPMDKLESALWAEVDRLLKSGVTEEEVATARKRMLASAAYARDSLTGPAQTLGAALATGQSIDDVENWPVRIDAVTADQVNAAARAVLSQTNHVTGLLLPPTGKDS
- a CDS encoding DUF3035 domain-containing protein, producing the protein MTSISSALSFPRTRLPLARLPLIGLALAALTLAGCSDVRRSIGLDRQSPDEFSVVSRAPLTLPPSMQDLPKPRPGAPRPQDTTPTQAAAGAVFGSAARGAKTAGSTAGEKSLVAQASSRDGIDPNIRAKVDQETTQLIVADKSWIDSLLFWQTQEPPVSVVDPAKEQQRLREAQAQGKAVDGAATPTIERKRKAPLEGLF
- the lspA gene encoding signal peptidase II: MNAFVANQSRSYWLFGLIVAVVVVVLDQGSKWWILEQVMQPVPHVIEVTSFFNLVLVWNFGVSFGTFAGGGAMMPYILSAVAAVIAVCLISWLRQAERRLVALALGFIIGGAVGNVADRLMHGAVVDFLDFHVAGWHFWAFNVADSGISVGVVLLLIDGLFAGREKS